The following proteins come from a genomic window of Pseudomonas cichorii:
- a CDS encoding mannose-1-phosphate guanylyltransferase/mannose-6-phosphate isomerase translates to MIPVILSGGSGSRLWPLSRKQFPKQFLALTGEHTLFQQTLERLVFEGMQEPIVVCNKEHRFIVNEQLAALDLNTQAILMEPFGRNTAPAVALTAMMLVNEGNDELMLVMPADHVIEDQKALQRALALATVAAERGEMVLFGVPANKPETGYGYIKSTADALLPEGVSRVSHFVEKPDEKRAAEFVEAGGYYWNSGMFLFRASRFLEELKKHDPDIYDTCLLTLERSQEDAGAVEIDAATFACCPDNSIDYAVMEKTQRACVVPLSAGWSDVGCWSSLWEVHEKDTNGNVTKGDVVIQDSRNCMIHGNGKLVSVIGLDNIVVVETKDAMMIAHKDKVQGVKQMVNTLNEQGRSETQNHLEVYRPWGSYDSVDMGGRFQVKRISVKPGASLSLQMHHHRAEHWIVVSGTAQVTCDENVFLLTENQSTYIPIASVHRLKNPGKIPLEIIEVQSGSYLGEDDIERYEDVYGRSGALEAGVKTQTIAR, encoded by the coding sequence ATGATTCCAGTGATCTTGTCAGGCGGTAGCGGTTCACGACTCTGGCCGCTTTCGCGTAAACAATTCCCTAAACAATTCCTGGCACTGACAGGCGAACATACTCTGTTCCAGCAAACTCTGGAGCGTCTGGTGTTCGAGGGTATGCAAGAGCCCATCGTGGTCTGCAACAAGGAGCATCGTTTCATCGTAAACGAGCAGTTGGCAGCACTGGACCTCAACACCCAGGCCATCCTGATGGAGCCGTTCGGGCGCAATACCGCACCCGCCGTGGCCCTGACTGCGATGATGCTGGTCAATGAAGGCAACGACGAACTGATGCTGGTCATGCCGGCCGATCACGTGATCGAAGACCAGAAAGCCCTTCAGCGCGCACTGGCCCTGGCCACCGTCGCAGCCGAGCGCGGCGAAATGGTTCTGTTCGGCGTACCGGCCAACAAGCCTGAAACCGGCTACGGCTATATCAAGTCCACCGCCGATGCCCTGCTGCCTGAAGGCGTGAGCCGCGTATCGCACTTCGTTGAGAAGCCAGACGAAAAACGCGCTGCCGAATTCGTCGAAGCAGGCGGTTACTACTGGAACAGCGGCATGTTCCTGTTCCGCGCCAGCCGCTTCCTGGAAGAGCTGAAAAAGCACGATCCGGACATCTACGACACCTGCCTGCTGACCCTCGAGCGCAGCCAGGAAGACGCCGGTGCAGTAGAAATCGATGCCGCGACCTTCGCCTGCTGCCCGGACAACTCCATCGACTACGCCGTCATGGAAAAAACCCAACGCGCTTGCGTCGTGCCGTTGTCGGCTGGCTGGAGCGATGTCGGCTGCTGGTCGTCGCTGTGGGAAGTGCATGAAAAAGACACCAACGGCAACGTCACCAAAGGCGACGTCGTCATCCAGGACAGCCGCAACTGCATGATCCATGGCAACGGCAAACTGGTTTCGGTGATCGGTCTGGACAACATCGTAGTTGTCGAAACCAAGGACGCCATGATGATTGCCCACAAGGACAAGGTCCAGGGCGTCAAGCAGATGGTCAACACCCTCAACGAGCAGGGCCGCAGCGAAACCCAGAACCACCTGGAAGTCTATCGTCCGTGGGGCTCCTACGACTCGGTGGACATGGGCGGCCGCTTCCAGGTCAAGCGCATCTCGGTCAAACCGGGCGCCAGCCTCTCGCTGCAAATGCACCACCACCGCGCCGAACACTGGATCGTGGTATCCGGTACGGCTCAGGTAACCTGCGACGAGAACGTGTTCCTGCTGACTGAAAACCAGTCCACCTACATCCCGATCGCGTCGGTCCATCGCCTGAAAAACCCGGGCAAGATCCCGTTGGAAATCATCGAAGTCCAATCCGGCAGCTACCTGGGCGAAGACGACATCGAACGCTACGAAGATGTGTATGGCCGTTCCGGTGCGCTGGAAGCGGGCGTGAAAACGCAGACGATTGCACGTTAA
- a CDS encoding alginate O-acetyltransferase AlgF: MTLQHTPNRSAKKSLFKTCALAATLGLMSLQAFAGDSALYGPTAPKGSTFVRVYNASNAEISASVGNTNLNEVAPLGSTAFSFMPQGDYTAKLGSQTLPVKLAGDHYYTIVNNASGKPQLVEEAPFKNKQKSLVRVQNLSDKSLTLKTADGKTEVVKTVGAKSTGEREINPVKVSLALYDGDKKVTDVKPVALERGEAAVLYITGSGSNLSPVWVKPPVATR; encoded by the coding sequence ATGACCCTACAGCACACTCCAAATCGTTCGGCCAAGAAAAGCCTGTTCAAAACCTGCGCGCTGGCTGCAACCCTGGGCCTGATGTCCCTGCAAGCCTTTGCCGGTGACTCCGCCCTCTACGGCCCGACCGCACCGAAAGGCTCGACTTTCGTGCGCGTCTACAACGCCAGCAACGCCGAGATCAGCGCCAGCGTCGGCAACACCAACCTGAACGAAGTCGCGCCACTGGGCAGCACCGCGTTCAGCTTCATGCCACAGGGCGACTACACCGCCAAACTGGGCAGCCAGACCCTGCCGGTGAAACTGGCGGGTGATCACTATTACACCATCGTCAACAACGCCAGCGGCAAGCCGCAACTGGTTGAAGAAGCTCCGTTCAAGAACAAGCAGAAGTCCCTGGTTCGCGTACAGAACCTCAGCGACAAGTCGCTGACCCTGAAGACTGCCGACGGCAAGACCGAAGTGGTCAAGACCGTAGGAGCCAAAAGCACCGGCGAGCGTGAAATCAACCCGGTCAAAGTCAGCCTGGCGCTGTACGACGGCGACAAGAAAGTTACTGACGTGAAGCCTGTGGCCCTGGAGCGTGGCGAAGCCGCCGTGCTGTACATCACAGGCAGCGGCAGCAACCTCTCGCCAGTGTGGGTCAAGCCACCAGTAGCGACTCGCTAA
- a CDS encoding alginate O-acetyltransferase, whose translation MTRSLRILYVTLFMSLLVILGIWSLRSFSNFSTSAETTVLDGKWTKAAETHYDDEFPIKRLGTNLWAALDFKLFNEGRPGVVVGKDQWLYTDEEFDAIANSEKNEADNLAIIQGVRDELKKQGTELVLAIVPAKTRLYPEHMGDKKPATLHTDLYQQFHAQVAQAGIFAPDLLAPLQAAKQKGQVFLRTDTHWTPLGAEVAAQQLGVAISSKTPLEGEPEQFVTQAKEATPYKGDLTNFLPLDPLFSNLLPKPDDLQQRSTNPVEGTAAGDDALFADTEIPVGLVGTSYSANPNWNFVGALKQALRSDVVNYAEDGHGPILPMLKYLQTDAFKTTPPQVVIWEFPERYLPAHNDLGEFDQKWIAELKKSRDSQENLALNTKQSESPDQAQN comes from the coding sequence ATGACCCGTTCATTACGAATCCTCTACGTCACGCTGTTCATGTCACTGCTGGTGATCCTGGGTATCTGGTCGTTGCGCAGTTTCAGCAACTTCTCGACCTCGGCTGAAACCACCGTGCTCGACGGCAAGTGGACCAAGGCGGCGGAAACTCATTACGACGATGAGTTCCCGATCAAGCGCCTGGGCACCAACCTCTGGGCTGCCCTGGACTTCAAGCTGTTCAACGAAGGCCGTCCAGGCGTCGTGGTCGGCAAAGACCAGTGGCTCTACACCGACGAAGAGTTCGATGCCATTGCCAATAGCGAGAAAAACGAAGCGGACAACCTGGCAATTATCCAGGGCGTACGCGACGAGCTGAAAAAGCAGGGTACGGAACTGGTACTGGCGATTGTTCCAGCCAAGACCCGTCTGTATCCCGAGCACATGGGCGATAAAAAACCGGCCACCTTGCACACCGACCTGTACCAGCAATTCCATGCGCAGGTCGCGCAAGCCGGCATCTTCGCCCCTGACCTGCTGGCGCCGTTGCAGGCCGCCAAGCAGAAAGGCCAGGTGTTCCTGCGCACCGACACTCACTGGACCCCGTTGGGTGCAGAAGTGGCCGCGCAGCAACTGGGTGTCGCGATTTCCAGCAAGACTCCGTTGGAAGGTGAACCCGAGCAATTCGTTACTCAGGCCAAAGAAGCAACACCTTACAAAGGCGACCTGACCAACTTCCTGCCACTGGATCCGCTGTTCAGTAATTTGCTTCCAAAGCCAGATGATTTGCAACAACGCAGCACAAATCCTGTCGAAGGAACTGCTGCCGGTGATGATGCCTTGTTTGCAGACACCGAAATTCCTGTTGGCCTGGTTGGCACCAGTTACAGCGCCAACCCTAACTGGAACTTCGTCGGCGCACTGAAGCAGGCACTACGCAGCGACGTCGTCAACTATGCAGAAGACGGTCACGGACCGATTCTGCCGATGCTCAAGTATCTGCAAACCGATGCGTTCAAGACCACTCCACCACAAGTGGTTATCTGGGAGTTCCCGGAGCGTTATCTGCCTGCTCATAACGACTTGGGCGAGTTCGATCAAAAGTGGATCGCCGAGTTGAAGAAGTCACGTGATAGCCAAGAGAACCTGGCCCTTAACACCAAACAATCCGAGTCGCCTGACCAGGCGCAAAACTGA
- a CDS encoding MBOAT family O-acyltransferase, with protein sequence MVFSSNVFLFLFLPIFFGLYYISGQRYRNLLLLIASYIFYAWWRVDFLALFIAVTVWNYWIGLQIGASGVRTKPAQRWLLLGVGVDLCILGYFKYANFGVDSINAAMTSMGLEPFILTHVLLPIGISFYIFESISYIIDVYRGDTPATRNLIDFAAFVAIFPHLIAGPVLRFRDLADQFNNRTHTLDKFSEGCTRFMQGFIKKVFIADTLAIVADHCFALENPTTGDAWLGALAYTAQLYFDFSGYSDMAIGLGLMMGFRFMENFKQPYISQSITEFWRRWHISLSTWLRDYLYITLGGNRGGKIATYRNLFLTMLLGGLWHGANITYVIWGAWHGMWLAIEKAVGINTKPYSFNPIRWALTFLLVVIGWVIFRAENLHVAGRMYSAMFSFGDWNLSELNRASLTGIQVATLILAYATLAFFGLRDFYQGRSESDKPKADGPATAEPGTIKAVPGDAPGSINLPGYTVGTNAQVQPAYWTADWSRYAMRALILLLFIASILKLSAQSFSPFLYFQF encoded by the coding sequence ATGGTTTTCTCATCCAACGTGTTCCTGTTTCTGTTCTTGCCGATCTTCTTCGGCTTGTACTACATAAGCGGGCAACGCTACCGCAACCTGCTGTTGCTGATCGCCAGTTACATCTTCTATGCCTGGTGGCGTGTGGACTTCCTGGCGCTGTTTATCGCCGTCACTGTCTGGAACTACTGGATCGGCCTGCAGATCGGGGCCAGTGGAGTCAGGACCAAACCGGCGCAGCGCTGGCTGCTGCTCGGCGTGGGCGTAGACCTCTGTATCCTGGGCTACTTCAAGTACGCCAACTTCGGTGTGGACAGCATCAACGCTGCCATGACCTCGATGGGCCTGGAACCTTTCATCCTGACCCACGTGCTGTTGCCGATCGGTATCTCGTTCTACATCTTCGAGTCCATCAGCTACATCATCGACGTCTACCGCGGTGATACACCGGCCACGCGCAACCTGATCGACTTCGCTGCATTCGTTGCGATCTTCCCGCACCTGATTGCAGGCCCTGTGCTGCGTTTCCGTGACCTGGCGGACCAGTTCAACAACCGCACGCACACGCTGGACAAGTTCTCCGAAGGCTGCACGCGCTTCATGCAGGGCTTCATCAAGAAAGTGTTCATCGCCGACACCCTGGCCATTGTCGCCGACCATTGCTTCGCGCTGGAAAACCCGACCACAGGCGATGCCTGGCTGGGTGCACTGGCCTACACCGCACAGCTGTACTTCGACTTCTCCGGTTACAGCGACATGGCAATCGGTCTGGGTCTGATGATGGGTTTCCGCTTCATGGAAAACTTCAAACAGCCTTACATCAGCCAATCGATCACCGAGTTCTGGCGTCGCTGGCACATCAGCCTTTCCACCTGGCTGCGTGACTACCTGTACATCACGCTGGGCGGCAACCGTGGCGGCAAAATCGCAACCTATCGCAACCTGTTCCTGACCATGCTGCTCGGTGGTCTGTGGCACGGCGCGAACATCACTTACGTGATCTGGGGTGCGTGGCACGGCATGTGGCTGGCGATCGAAAAAGCGGTAGGCATCAACACCAAGCCTTACAGCTTCAACCCGATCCGCTGGGCGCTGACCTTCCTGCTGGTGGTTATCGGCTGGGTCATCTTCCGTGCTGAAAACCTGCACGTTGCAGGCCGCATGTACAGCGCCATGTTCAGCTTCGGCGACTGGAACCTGTCGGAACTCAACCGTGCAAGCCTGACCGGCATTCAAGTGGCAACGCTGATCCTGGCCTACGCAACTCTGGCGTTCTTCGGTCTGCGCGACTTCTACCAGGGCCGCTCGGAAAGCGACAAGCCCAAGGCAGACGGCCCGGCGACCGCAGAGCCCGGCACCATCAAGGCAGTACCTGGCGACGCACCTGGCAGCATCAACCTGCCTGGCTACACCGTCGGTACCAACGCCCAGGTGCAACCGGCCTACTGGACTGCCGACTGGTCTCGCTACGCCATGCGTGCGCTGATCCTGCTGCTGTTCATCGCTTCGATTCTCAAACTTTCGGCGCAGAGCTTCTCGCCGTTCCTTTACTTCCAGTTCTGA
- a CDS encoding mannuronate-specific alginate lyase produces the protein MQTPKLIRPTLLSMAILSSMAWVSGASATTALVPPQGYLAPIEKMKTGSHDFQCEAVPKPYTDKLVFRSKYEGSDKARATLNEESEEAFRDATKDITTLERGISKVVMQYMRDGRPEQLDCALNMLTTWAQADALESREFNHTGKSMRKWALGSMASSYLHLKFSESRPLANRQQQTQVIEAWFSKLADQVVSDWSNLPMEKINNHSYWAAWSVMATAVATNRRDLFDWAIKEYKIAAFQIDKDGFLPNEVKRRQRALAYHNYALPPLAMIASFSLANGIDLRNENNGALKRLGDRVLAGVKDPDDFSSRGGVKQDMSELKKDPKFAWLEPFCSLYSCSPDVIEHKHEMQPFKTFRLGGDLTKVYDPSHDKGDKGGS, from the coding sequence ATGCAGACTCCGAAACTGATACGCCCTACCCTGCTGTCGATGGCAATCCTGTCATCGATGGCATGGGTATCGGGCGCATCCGCCACCACGGCGCTGGTTCCCCCCCAGGGTTACCTGGCGCCTATCGAGAAAATGAAAACCGGCAGCCACGATTTCCAGTGTGAAGCCGTGCCAAAGCCGTACACCGACAAGCTGGTGTTTCGCAGCAAGTACGAAGGCTCCGACAAGGCTCGGGCCACGCTCAATGAAGAGTCCGAAGAAGCATTTCGCGATGCAACCAAAGACATCACGACCCTTGAGCGCGGTATCAGCAAAGTCGTCATGCAGTACATGCGTGACGGCCGCCCGGAACAACTCGACTGTGCGTTGAACATGCTCACCACCTGGGCCCAGGCCGATGCGCTGGAGTCCCGTGAGTTCAACCACACCGGCAAGTCCATGCGCAAATGGGCACTGGGCAGCATGGCCTCGTCCTATCTGCACCTGAAGTTCTCCGAGTCGCGCCCGCTGGCCAACCGTCAGCAGCAGACTCAAGTCATCGAAGCCTGGTTCAGCAAGCTGGCCGACCAGGTGGTCAGTGACTGGAGCAACCTGCCGATGGAGAAGATCAACAACCATTCGTACTGGGCCGCCTGGTCGGTGATGGCGACCGCTGTCGCCACCAACCGCCGCGACCTGTTCGACTGGGCAATCAAGGAATACAAGATCGCTGCCTTCCAGATCGACAAGGACGGTTTCCTGCCGAACGAAGTCAAGCGTCGTCAGCGCGCACTGGCGTATCACAACTACGCCCTGCCGCCGCTGGCCATGATCGCCAGCTTCTCCCTGGCCAATGGCATCGATCTGCGTAACGAAAACAACGGCGCGCTCAAACGCCTGGGTGACCGCGTACTCGCCGGGGTCAAGGATCCTGACGACTTCTCTTCCCGCGGTGGCGTGAAGCAGGACATGAGCGAGCTGAAAAAAGATCCGAAATTCGCCTGGCTCGAACCGTTCTGCTCGCTCTACAGCTGCAGCCCGGATGTGATCGAACACAAGCATGAGATGCAACCGTTCAAGACGTTCCGTCTGGGCGGCGACCTGACCAAAGTCTACGACCCGTCCCATGACAAAGGTGACAAAGGCGGTTCGTGA
- a CDS encoding alginate O-acetyltransferase AlgX-related protein, translating into MHAKLIKLLSLSSLTAALMAAAGAARADDSQAPTFTAEPCCSLCPAAHDAKNYTTRYQQNFTTLIQAEGDWLFRTQEDLRTEFDTTPAGYRRLKELHEAFKSKGVELVMVYQPTRGLVDRNKLFPADRDKFDYDKALKNYQAMLGRFSKMGYWVPDLSPLTNEQQAHDFYFRGDQHWTPYGAQRTAKIVAETVKKVPGYADIPKREFESHKSGRMGKTGTLHNMAGQLCGTSYAIQYMDQFTTEPKGEAGDGDLFGDSGNPEITLVGTSHSGKNYNFGGFLQEYIGADVLNVAFPGGGLEGAMLQYLGSEDFQQRPPKILIWEFSPLYRLDQETIYRQMMALLDNGCEGKPAVMSASTTLKPGNNEVLVNGKNGIKDIRNSQNQIDIKFDDTSVKTLQARLWYMNGRHEDLKIEKPDTADTDGRFAFELREDEDWANQQLLALEIQGPEAGTEPLKVEAKVCKRNAFPGSAQHTAQAGL; encoded by the coding sequence ATGCACGCCAAACTGATCAAGCTATTGAGCCTCTCCAGCCTGACCGCCGCCTTGATGGCCGCCGCTGGTGCGGCTCGCGCAGATGACTCGCAAGCGCCGACCTTTACGGCCGAGCCTTGCTGCAGCCTGTGCCCTGCTGCCCATGACGCGAAGAACTACACCACGCGCTATCAGCAGAACTTCACCACCCTGATCCAGGCCGAGGGCGACTGGCTGTTCCGTACCCAGGAAGACCTGCGTACCGAATTCGACACGACGCCCGCCGGCTATCGTCGCCTGAAAGAACTGCACGAGGCTTTCAAGAGCAAAGGCGTGGAGCTGGTGATGGTCTATCAACCGACTCGCGGCCTGGTAGATCGCAACAAATTGTTTCCTGCCGATCGCGACAAATTCGACTACGACAAGGCCCTGAAAAACTATCAGGCCATGCTCGGTCGATTCAGCAAGATGGGCTACTGGGTGCCCGACCTGTCGCCGTTAACCAACGAGCAACAGGCCCATGATTTCTACTTCCGCGGCGACCAGCACTGGACACCGTACGGCGCACAACGCACCGCGAAAATCGTTGCCGAAACCGTGAAGAAAGTTCCGGGCTACGCCGACATTCCCAAGCGTGAATTCGAGAGTCACAAGTCCGGACGCATGGGCAAGACCGGAACCCTGCACAACATGGCTGGTCAATTGTGCGGCACCAGCTACGCGATTCAGTACATGGATCAGTTCACCACCGAGCCCAAGGGCGAAGCAGGTGACGGCGATCTGTTCGGCGACTCCGGAAATCCGGAAATCACCCTGGTCGGTACCAGTCACAGCGGCAAGAACTACAACTTCGGTGGATTCCTCCAGGAATACATCGGTGCCGATGTGCTGAACGTGGCGTTCCCTGGTGGCGGTCTGGAAGGCGCAATGCTGCAGTACCTGGGTAGCGAAGACTTCCAGCAGCGTCCACCGAAGATCCTGATCTGGGAATTCTCGCCGCTGTATCGCCTGGACCAGGAAACCATCTACCGCCAGATGATGGCACTGCTGGATAACGGTTGCGAAGGCAAGCCTGCGGTGATGAGCGCCAGCACCACTCTCAAGCCGGGCAACAACGAAGTGTTGGTCAACGGCAAGAATGGCATCAAGGACATCCGCAACAGTCAGAACCAGATCGATATCAAGTTCGACGACACCTCGGTGAAAACCCTTCAGGCCAGACTCTGGTACATGAACGGTCGTCACGAGGACCTGAAAATCGAGAAGCCGGACACCGCCGATACCGACGGACGTTTCGCCTTTGAATTGCGTGAGGACGAAGACTGGGCAAATCAACAATTGCTCGCTCTTGAAATCCAGGGCCCGGAAGCCGGAACAGAACCACTGAAAGTCGAAGCAAAAGTATGCAAGCGCAATGCGTTCCCAGGCAGCGCGCAACACACCGCTCAAGCCGGACTATGA